In Vibrio alginolyticus NBRC 15630 = ATCC 17749, the sequence GAGTTCGACCAGTAATCGGACTCGCCTGAATCAATGTAGCTTGTTCGAACTTTTCCAAAATCTTAAAACGCGTTTCTGACGGCTTACCATTAGGGTTAACACGAACAATACTGTTCACTTCGTTTTTGAGCAGTGGCGCGTTCACAACCTTACAACTGCTTTTCCATTGCCCCATGACAAGAGCTAAGTAAAACTTCTTTACTGTCTTTTCACGAAACTGGGCTTGCAAGTGACGAAGTGCAGAACGCTTTTTAGCAACCAGCAAAATCCCTGAAGTATCACGGTCAATACGATGCACAAGTTCAAGAAAGCGAGCTTGAGGACGCAGAGCCCTAAGCGCTTCAATCGCACCAAACTTTAAACCACTGCCACCATGCACAGCGGTGCCAGATGGTTTGTTTAGAATCAACATATGGTCATCTTCGAAGATAATCATATTTTCCAACTCAGCGACTTTGTTAAGTTTCGTACTTGGTGCGACATCGTCATCTTTTTTCTCGACGGTCACCGGTGGAATACGAACGAGATCGCCTGCTTTTAACTTGTACTCTGCTTTTATACGCTTTTTATTTACGCGCACTTCGCCCTTACGCACAATTCGGTAAATCATGCTTTTAGGAATGTCTTTTAATTGGTTGCGCAAAAAATTATCAATGCGCTGACCCGCCATATCTTCGTCGATGTCGACGAACTGGACTTTTGTTCTTATTTCGTTCATGGGCGGTATTGTAAACTCAATTTCGTGCGACTTCACATTATTCTTGTCGTAAAAGAAACACTCGGTGGCACATACTGGTCTAAATTTCGCCAAGCTTTTGTTTAAATTATTAAAACTCTCAATCAAGTTCTCAATTTGTTTTCTGTCTTGAACAGTTTGCACATCTCAATTGCTTATGAAACAGCCAGTTATAAAATAGAAATTTTGAGTTTAGCGGCAAATTTTCTATCGTTTGCGTGAAAGCAGATTGCTGATAGCCACGCGCACTGCTATAGTTCACAGCTGCTAAGGAAGGTTTGGTTACATTTTATTCATTACCAATCATTTATCCTCAAGCAATGTGAGTAGATCGTTGAAGGTCGAGTGCAGCATTGGCGTGAGACACATCGAATTCAACACTCTTGCCACCCTACTCCTCGCATATTCACGTTGAGTACCTACCGCCCAAATAGCGGGTCACAAGTCTACGTTTCCAACAGAAACCACAAGAGGCTTGTGATGACTGAAGTGCCCGAGAGCATCCCCTTCCAGCCGGGAGGCTGCAAAATACAAGCCATGGGATCAGGCACCGTGAAAGAGCGAAAAAACAGTGGCAAGTCGACAAGAAAGATATAAAAGAAAAGACAACGAGAATTTTCAATGAAAAGAATGTTAATTAACGCAACTCAAAAAGAAGAGTTGCGTGTCGCTCTGGTTGATGGCCAGCGACTTTTCGATCTTGATATCGAGAGTCCAGGTCATGAATCTAAAAAAGCGAATATCTACAAAGGACGTATCACACGTATCGAACCAAGCTTAGAAGCCGCATTTGTTGATTACGGCGCCGAGCGTCACGGTTTCCTCCCTCTCAAAGAAATTGCCCGCGAATATTTCCCTGAAGGTTACACCTACCAAGGTCGTCCAAGCATCAAAGAAGTGCTAACGGAAGGCCAAGAAGTTATCGTTCAAGTGGAAAAAGAAGAACGTGGAAGCAAGGGCGCAGCTCTTACTACTTTCATTTCTCTTGCTGGTAGTTACCTTGTTCTGATGCCTAACAACCCTCGTGCTGGCGGTATTTCTCGTCGAATCGAAGGTGACGAGCGTACTCAACTAAAAGCCGCATTAAGTACTTTGGAACTGCCTCAGGGCATGGGCCTAATCGTACGTACTGCTGGCGTTGGCAAGAGTGCTGAAGAGCTTGAGTGGGATTTGAATGTACTACTTAACCACTGGGGTGCAATCAAAGGTGCAGCGGACTCTAACCCTGCTCCATTCTTAATCCACCAAGAAAGTAACGTTATCGTTCGTGCAATCCGTGACTATTTGCGTCGTGATATTGGCGAAATCTTAATTGATAGCAACACCATCTACGAACGTGCAAAAGAGCACATTCAATTGGTGCGCCCTGATTTCCTTAACCGCGTTAAGAAATATGAAGGCGAAGTTCCACTATTCAGCCACTACCAAATCGAAAGCCAAATTGAATCGGCTTTCCAACGTGAAGTGCGTCTGCCATCTGGTGGTTCTATTGTTATTGACCCGACTGAAGCACTAACGTCTATCGATATCAACTCTGCTCGTGCAACCAAGGGCGGCGATATTGAAGAAACAGCTCTAAACACGAACCTAGAAGCAGCCGACGAAATTGCTCGCCAATTACGTCTACGTGACTTGGGTGGCTTAGTGGTTATCGACTTTATCGATATGACCCCAGTTCGTCACCAACGAGAAGTAGAAAACCGTCTACGTGAAGCCGTTCGTCTTGATCGCGCTCGTGTACAAATCGGTCGTATTTCTCGCTTTGGTTTGTTGGAGATGTCACGCCAGCGCTTGAGCCCTTCTCTTGCAGAAGCAAGCCATCACATCTGTCCTCGCTGTAGCGGAACTGGTGTCGTTCGCGACAACGAATCTCTAGCACTTTCTGTACTTCGTTTAATTGAAGAGGAAGCGCTAAAAGACAACACAGCACAAGTACTTGCAGTCGTACCTGTGCCAATCGCCTCTTACTTATTGAACGAAAAACGTCGTTCAGTAAACCATATCGAACGCATTCAAGAAGTGAAAATTACGGTTGTTCCTAACTCTGATATGGAAACACCGCACTTTGAAGTTATCCGTGTTCGTGAAGGCGAAGAGTTCGATCTGATTTCTTACTTACTTCCTAAGAAACTGGAAGCAATGAAAGAAGCAGA encodes:
- the rluC gene encoding 23S rRNA pseudouridine(955/2504/2580) synthase RluC, with the protein product MNEIRTKVQFVDIDEDMAGQRIDNFLRNQLKDIPKSMIYRIVRKGEVRVNKKRIKAEYKLKAGDLVRIPPVTVEKKDDDVAPSTKLNKVAELENMIIFEDDHMLILNKPSGTAVHGGSGLKFGAIEALRALRPQARFLELVHRIDRDTSGILLVAKKRSALRHLQAQFREKTVKKFYLALVMGQWKSSCKVVNAPLLKNEVNSIVRVNPNGKPSETRFKILEKFEQATLIQASPITGRTHQIRVHTQYTGHPIAWDDRYGDRRFDAYTGQVGLDRLFLHAANIKFQHPSNDEWMEINAPMEPKLEKVLAGLRNA